A genomic stretch from bacterium includes:
- a CDS encoding YgiT-type zinc finger protein: protein MKCTHCQGKMERGTAPFHIDRKGYHLLLDAVPAWVCSQCGEAYFKESEVDAIQAVIQSVDKQTEKLTTTV, encoded by the coding sequence ATGAAATGTACTCACTGCCAGGGCAAAATGGAACGAGGCACTGCACCTTTTCACATTGACCGCAAAGGTTATCATCTCCTGCTCGATGCGGTTCCAGCCTGGGTATGTTCGCAGTGTGGGGAAGCATACTTTAAGGAATCCGAGGTCGACGCGATTCAAGCAGTCATTCAGTCCGTAGATAAACAAACCGAAAAGCTGACCACTACAGTGTGA